Proteins from one Cyprinus carpio isolate SPL01 chromosome B15, ASM1834038v1, whole genome shotgun sequence genomic window:
- the ccdc153 gene encoding coiled-coil domain-containing protein 153, with product MPPKKKGKGNIKKDKSKKSTTEKDDGLTEKYRRSALDVAVLKEHLALRTSITRQATAVRDDLKSQIRDLEQVLSQERSDMKDITTDLNRQYKSMETDLQTKVNRLEVSVDLLETQLAECQVKLKWEREQREKIEAEKDAIISDLQSKLDSMERECEKILHGCLDSLLSHLTETRLQWEEQSTVIHQDVKDTLRDFGINPLYI from the exons ATGCCAccaaaaaagaaagggaaaggaAACATCAAAAAGGACAAGTCCAAAAAGAGCACAACAGAAAAAG ATGATGGACTTACAGAGAAGTATCGGAGAAGTGCCTTAGACGTGGCTGTTTTAAAAGAACATCTTG CTCTGAGGACAAGTATAACGCGGCAGGCCACAGCAGTGAGAGATGACTTGAAAAGTCAAATCAGAGATCTGGAGCAGGTGCTCAGTCAGGAACGATCAGACATGAAGGACATAACCACAG ATCTCAACCGCCAATATAAGTCCATGGAAACAGACCTGCAGACTAAAGTAAACAGGCTTGAAGTGAGTGTAGACTTGCTTGAGACGCAGCTCG CCGAATGTCAGGTTAAATTAAAATGGGAAAGAGAGCAGCGAGAGAAGATAGAAGCAGAAAAAGACGCCATCATCTCTGACCTCCAAAGCAAACTGGATAGTatggagagagagtgtgagaagaTCCTGCAC GGCTGTCTGGACAGTTTGCTCTCTCACCTGACTGAGACGCGGCTGCAGTGGGAAGAACAGAGCACAGTCATTCATCAGGATGTCAAGGACACGCTCAGAGACTTTGGGATAAACCCGCTTTACATATGA